The Hypanus sabinus isolate sHypSab1 chromosome 5, sHypSab1.hap1, whole genome shotgun sequence genome has a segment encoding these proteins:
- the LOC132394805 gene encoding putative uncharacterized protein DDB_G0271982, giving the protein RERERDHEREREREITREREREIREITREREREREREREREISESHSKC; this is encoded by the exons agagagagagagagagatcacgagagagagagagagagagagatcacgagagagagagagagagagatc agagagatcacgagagagagagagagagagagagagagagagagagagagagagataagtgAGAGCCATTCAAAATGCTAA